One region of candidate division WOR-3 bacterium genomic DNA includes:
- a CDS encoding HAD family hydrolase, whose amino-acid sequence MIAYFSGRKMVKVIIFDLDGTLYTSPEVYQKFAEAAYHTYAKIKNTTLEQAKETLEKRRAEIKEEKGYPIPYTLALLSFGIPIEEWHNENIKYFDAGDYLKPDQELQGVLKKLKAKYKLAVFTNNNRIQTERILNALGIKELFDYIFTYENFRLIKPDPRVFQFLVKEIGFKPEECLMVGDRYHVDLLPAKEQGMAIFEVRGPADIAKLLDFNA is encoded by the coding sequence TTGATAGCTTATTTTTCGGGTCGGAAAATGGTGAAGGTAATCATTTTTGACCTCGATGGCACGCTTTATACCAGTCCGGAAGTTTATCAAAAATTTGCGGAAGCTGCCTACCATACATATGCCAAGATTAAAAATACCACCTTGGAACAGGCAAAAGAGACACTGGAAAAGCGGCGTGCTGAGATAAAAGAAGAAAAAGGTTATCCCATACCTTATACCCTTGCCCTTCTTTCATTCGGGATACCAATTGAGGAATGGCACAATGAGAATATCAAATATTTTGATGCTGGTGATTATCTAAAACCTGATCAAGAATTGCAGGGAGTGCTGAAAAAATTAAAAGCGAAATATAAACTCGCCGTCTTCACGAACAATAACCGTATCCAAACCGAGAGAATCCTCAATGCCCTTGGGATAAAAGAACTTTTTGATTACATCTTTACCTATGAAAATTTTCGCCTCATCAAACCTGACCCCCGGGTCTTTCAATTTTTAGTGAAAGAAATAGGTTTCAAGCCTGAAGAATGTCTAATGGTCGGTGATCGTTACCATGTAGACCTCCTTCCAGCAAAAGAACAAGGAATGGCAATATTTGAGGTCCGGGGACCAGCAGACATCGCTAAGTTGTTAGACTTTAATGCATAA
- a CDS encoding thiamine pyrophosphate-dependent enzyme — MMATLKELAQQGEKFLGGHRACAGCGATIVARQVLLAAQYPVVVGAATGCLEVISTIFPYSAWNVPYIHNAFENVAATMAGVEAAYKALKRKGKIDKELRFIAFGGDGGTYDIGLQALSGMIERRHRVLYVCYNNEAYMNTGIQRSSATPYGAHTTTSPAGTVLPGKLQPRKNLTEIVIAHEPAYAAQATIGYWNDLVTKVRKALDANGPSFINVFSPCRLGWAYPPEKTIAITRLAVETCVWPLYEYENGKYRITVKPKEKKPVEEFLKIQGRFAHLFKLKDKTPIEEFQAEVDRIWERLQKRCAE, encoded by the coding sequence ATAATGGCGACACTGAAAGAACTGGCTCAACAGGGTGAGAAATTCTTAGGTGGACACCGGGCCTGTGCTGGTTGCGGGGCAACGATTGTGGCCCGGCAGGTTCTGCTCGCTGCCCAATATCCAGTCGTGGTTGGTGCTGCCACTGGTTGCCTTGAAGTAATCTCCACAATCTTTCCCTACTCGGCTTGGAATGTTCCTTATATCCACAATGCCTTTGAAAATGTCGCTGCCACCATGGCTGGTGTCGAAGCGGCATACAAGGCACTGAAGCGAAAGGGTAAAATTGATAAGGAATTACGATTTATCGCCTTCGGAGGTGATGGTGGAACCTATGACATCGGTCTTCAGGCGCTTTCAGGAATGATTGAAAGGAGACACCGAGTCCTTTATGTTTGTTACAACAACGAAGCCTACATGAACACAGGAATCCAACGCTCTTCTGCCACTCCCTATGGTGCCCATACCACAACCTCACCGGCAGGAACAGTGCTTCCGGGTAAGCTCCAACCTCGTAAAAATTTGACCGAGATCGTCATAGCACACGAACCTGCTTACGCAGCCCAGGCAACGATTGGATATTGGAACGATTTGGTCACAAAAGTGCGCAAAGCCTTAGATGCCAATGGACCTTCGTTCATCAATGTCTTTTCCCCATGTCGGCTCGGTTGGGCATATCCGCCGGAAAAGACGATTGCAATTACCCGCCTTGCTGTAGAAACATGTGTCTGGCCACTTTATGAGTATGAAAATGGCAAATACCGAATCACCGTGAAACCAAAAGAGAAAAAACCAGTGGAAGAGTTTTTAAAAATCCAAGGAAGATTTGCTCATCTCTTCAAGTTGAAGGATAAGACCCCAATTGAGGAATTCCAGGCCGAAGTCGACCGGATCTGGGAAAGATTACAGAAACGCTGCGCAGAATAA
- the porA gene encoding pyruvate ferredoxin oxidoreductase translates to MIVARTGNEAMAEAMRQINPDVVAAYPITPATEVVQLFASFVADGLVTTEFVPAESEHSALSACVGAAAAGARVMTSTSSQGLALMHEILFIASGLRLPIVICLVNRALSSPINIHCDHSDSLASRDSGWLQIFTENTQEAYDTTIMAVKMAEEIMLPAMVTTDGFIISHGMERIELIEDEKVPQWLGERKIINNLLDVNNPITLGMLDLQDYYFEHKRQTIEAMNNALPIIEKVQKEFGDAFGRYYPIVDEYKMEDAEVAILTMGSTGGTGKVAVDRMRKKGKKVGLVRCRIYRPFPKEAMLKAITKVRVLGIMDRADTLSTLGGHLYNDCRSILYESEKKPLLKNYIYGLGGRDISIEEIEEIFDQLLKIKDTGKVDKDIVYYGVRGE, encoded by the coding sequence ATGATTGTAGCGCGAACTGGCAATGAAGCAATGGCAGAAGCGATGCGGCAGATAAATCCAGATGTGGTCGCCGCCTATCCCATCACTCCTGCTACCGAGGTGGTCCAGTTGTTTGCATCTTTTGTCGCCGACGGTCTGGTAACGACCGAATTTGTGCCTGCTGAGAGCGAACATTCCGCACTCAGCGCGTGTGTGGGAGCCGCGGCTGCTGGTGCCCGGGTGATGACCTCTACCTCCTCCCAAGGACTGGCATTGATGCACGAGATTTTATTCATCGCTTCTGGTTTACGATTACCGATTGTCATCTGCCTCGTTAATCGCGCTCTTTCGAGTCCGATCAATATCCACTGTGACCACTCAGATTCTTTGGCCTCCCGGGATTCCGGATGGCTCCAGATTTTTACTGAGAATACTCAGGAAGCCTATGATACGACGATTATGGCGGTAAAGATGGCAGAAGAAATAATGCTTCCGGCAATGGTGACGACCGATGGTTTCATCATCAGCCACGGTATGGAAAGGATTGAGTTGATCGAAGATGAAAAAGTTCCCCAGTGGTTAGGGGAGAGAAAAATCATCAACAATCTTCTGGATGTTAACAATCCCATAACATTAGGCATGCTCGACCTCCAGGATTATTACTTTGAACATAAGCGTCAGACGATAGAAGCGATGAATAATGCCCTCCCGATAATTGAAAAAGTCCAGAAAGAGTTTGGTGATGCCTTTGGGCGTTATTATCCCATCGTTGATGAATATAAGATGGAAGATGCCGAAGTAGCAATTCTCACAATGGGTTCCACAGGCGGTACCGGTAAGGTGGCTGTGGACCGGATGCGGAAAAAGGGAAAGAAAGTAGGTTTGGTGCGCTGCCGGATTTATCGACCCTTCCCAAAAGAAGCGATGCTCAAGGCAATCACCAAAGTCCGGGTTCTTGGAATAATGGACCGTGCTGATACTCTCTCTACCCTTGGCGGTCATCTGTATAATGATTGTCGGTCCATCCTTTATGAATCGGAGAAAAAGCCATTGTTGAAAAATTATATATATGGCCTCGGTGGACGGGATATCAGCATTGAAGAAATTGAAGAGATCTTTGACCAATTGCTTAAGATTAAGGATACCGGTAAAGTGGACAAAGATATCGTCTATTATGGAGTAAGGGGGGAATAA
- a CDS encoding 4Fe-4S binding protein — translation MKQEKKGWRELPIGLAWKSGTSKEFETGDWRSDKPIWDAQKCTHCLICWIYCPDSAIIVKEGKVQGIDYKYCKGCGICAEECPPKIKAITMVREEK, via the coding sequence ATGAAGCAAGAAAAAAAGGGCTGGAGAGAACTGCCTATCGGTCTTGCCTGGAAATCAGGCACCAGTAAAGAATTTGAAACCGGTGATTGGCGGAGCGACAAACCAATCTGGGATGCCCAGAAATGCACCCACTGTCTTATCTGCTGGATCTACTGTCCTGATTCTGCAATCATTGTCAAAGAGGGTAAGGTCCAGGGAATAGATTATAAATATTGCAAGGGTTGTGGCATTTGCGCTGAAGAATGCCCACCTAAGATAAAGGCAATTACCATGGTAAGGGAGGAAAAATGA
- a CDS encoding 2-oxoacid:acceptor oxidoreductase family protein, whose amino-acid sequence MMALLEIRWHGRGGQGAKTAALLFADAAVETGKYIQAFPEYGPERMGAPVFAFNRLSDEPILQHCGIKNPDIVVVLDSTLMETIDVTEGLKEDGILLVNTQKSASEIREQLKIGNKKIKVYVVDASKIAKEILKRDIPNTPMLGALIKVSKLLEFEPMLESVKKRLEHKFPNRPDVVEGNIKAIIRAYEEVKE is encoded by the coding sequence ATAATGGCATTACTTGAGATTAGATGGCATGGCCGGGGTGGTCAAGGTGCCAAGACCGCTGCCCTGCTTTTTGCCGATGCGGCAGTGGAGACTGGTAAATATATTCAGGCTTTTCCGGAATATGGTCCGGAACGCATGGGTGCACCGGTATTTGCTTTTAATCGCCTCTCCGACGAACCCATCCTCCAGCATTGTGGAATTAAAAATCCGGATATCGTGGTCGTGCTCGACTCCACATTGATGGAGACGATAGATGTAACTGAAGGTTTAAAAGAAGACGGCATTCTTCTGGTCAATACCCAGAAATCTGCATCGGAGATAAGGGAGCAATTAAAGATTGGAAACAAAAAAATCAAAGTCTATGTGGTGGATGCGAGCAAAATAGCAAAGGAGATTCTAAAGAGGGATATCCCCAACACACCAATGCTCGGTGCCCTTATCAAGGTTTCAAAACTCTTAGAATTTGAGCCGATGCTGGAATCAGTAAAGAAAAGACTGGAGCACAAGTTTCCCAATCGTCCCGATGTGGTCGAAGGGAATATAAAGGCAATAATCAGGGCTTACGAGGAGGTTAAAGAATGA
- a CDS encoding sulfide-dependent adenosine diphosphate thiazole synthase: protein MLDEVIISRAIIETYLKDLLNYIDSEVIIGGGGPSGLCAGYYLSKKGIKTVLFESGLKLGGGMPGGGMMFNKIVVQKQGLEILEEFGIRYKEYEKGYYVADSLEATACLVDRALKQGLKVFNLIRIEDVVIKEDRVCGVVVNWTSVEMAKLHIDPLTFKTKAVVDATGHPCEIVHIVEKKSGGRLLTTSGKIEGEKSMWAEVAESMTLKNTREVYPGLFVCGMAANAVFGGPRMGPIFGGMLLSGRKVAEILIKKLR from the coding sequence ATGCTTGATGAAGTAATTATCTCCAGGGCGATAATTGAGACTTACCTCAAAGACCTTCTAAATTACATCGACTCAGAGGTAATCATCGGGGGTGGAGGACCTTCAGGCTTGTGCGCGGGTTATTACTTGTCAAAGAAGGGTATTAAGACAGTCCTTTTTGAGAGCGGATTGAAGCTCGGCGGTGGCATGCCGGGTGGTGGGATGATGTTCAATAAAATTGTGGTGCAAAAACAAGGACTGGAAATTCTGGAGGAGTTTGGGATAAGATATAAGGAATATGAAAAGGGATATTATGTTGCGGACTCTCTGGAGGCTACAGCCTGCCTTGTGGACCGGGCTTTGAAGCAGGGTTTGAAGGTCTTCAATCTGATTAGGATTGAGGATGTTGTGATAAAAGAGGATCGTGTTTGCGGAGTGGTGGTCAACTGGACGAGTGTAGAGATGGCAAAACTCCATATCGATCCTCTGACATTCAAAACCAAAGCGGTAGTTGATGCAACGGGCCATCCATGTGAGATCGTGCATATTGTGGAGAAAAAAAGTGGCGGAAGGCTTTTGACTACCTCGGGTAAAATTGAAGGCGAGAAGTCAATGTGGGCTGAGGTTGCCGAAAGTATGACCTTAAAAAACACGCGTGAGGTCTATCCTGGTCTTTTTGTCTGTGGCATGGCGGCAAATGCCGTTTTCGGTGGACCTCGGATGGGTCCCATATTTGGGGGGATGCTGTTGTCCGGCAGGAAGGTGGCAGAAATATTAATAAAGAAACTGAGATAG
- a CDS encoding MFS transporter — translation MTGTFFMGMGFSGFMLLFNLYLKSVSLGESLIGNIITASTAGTLLMAIPASIIIERYSIKKILLLSTPGALICYFIQVSTHQYGLLLGASFCSGIAMVFFQVAAAPFFMRNSTPQERPYLFSLNFAAALIAGIIGSLLGGVLPGMIERHGLAGELTYRYTLYLFGGMVMIAFIPYLMLTEKMGIRIDRSPLKIAFRSSRSIIIKLFLPNLVTGLGAGLSIPFMNLYFKNHLQVSTHEIGIYFSLSQSLMITGLLLAPLIAEKIGKIKTVFYSQLFSIPFLLLMGITRDITLAVVSFLVRAALMNMAQPLFTNFAMEKVHKEEQTFTNALLIIAWTAGRGLSASIGGLLIEKLSSYAPPFFTTGFLYLVSSILLFVFFR, via the coding sequence ATCACTGGCACTTTCTTTATGGGAATGGGTTTTTCAGGCTTCATGCTCTTATTTAATCTCTATCTGAAGAGCGTAAGCCTCGGCGAAAGTCTTATTGGAAATATTATCACCGCCAGCACCGCAGGGACATTGCTCATGGCAATACCGGCATCCATAATCATCGAGCGCTACTCGATCAAGAAAATTTTGCTTTTATCAACACCAGGTGCCTTGATATGCTATTTTATTCAGGTTTCCACCCACCAGTATGGGCTTCTCCTTGGAGCAAGTTTCTGTTCGGGGATTGCCATGGTATTTTTCCAGGTAGCGGCCGCTCCATTTTTTATGCGGAATTCCACACCTCAGGAGCGACCGTATCTGTTCAGTTTAAACTTTGCCGCGGCGTTGATTGCCGGAATAATCGGCAGTCTTTTGGGTGGAGTGCTCCCAGGTATGATTGAAAGGCATGGGCTTGCTGGTGAACTGACCTATCGTTATACTCTGTATCTCTTCGGGGGTATGGTGATGATTGCTTTCATTCCTTATTTGATGCTTACAGAAAAGATGGGAATTCGAATTGATCGATCACCCCTAAAGATTGCCTTCAGGAGCAGCAGGTCGATTATTATAAAGTTATTTCTTCCTAACCTGGTTACCGGTCTCGGAGCCGGGCTGAGCATTCCCTTTATGAATCTTTATTTTAAAAACCACCTCCAGGTATCGACGCACGAGATCGGGATATATTTCAGTCTCTCCCAATCATTAATGATCACAGGACTTTTACTCGCCCCCCTCATTGCGGAAAAGATTGGTAAGATAAAAACCGTTTTTTATTCCCAGCTTTTTTCTATCCCCTTTTTACTCTTGATGGGTATAACCCGTGACATCACCCTGGCAGTGGTATCATTTCTGGTCCGGGCAGCACTGATGAACATGGCACAGCCTCTGTTCACCAATTTTGCCATGGAAAAGGTTCACAAAGAAGAACAGACCTTCACCAATGCCCTTTTAATCATCGCCTGGACTGCGGGCCGGGGATTGAGCGCGAGTATCGGTGGATTATTGATTGAAAAACTTTCTTCATATGCCCCGCCTTTTTTTACCACAGGGTTT